A part of Acipenser ruthenus chromosome 12, fAciRut3.2 maternal haplotype, whole genome shotgun sequence genomic DNA contains:
- the LOC117416961 gene encoding growth hormone secretagogue receptor type 1-like: protein MSNETANANCSHNCSWADTDNWDNLSYWDTDYPVNLFPIPVLTGISATCICLFIIGTAGNLMTILIVSKFKDMRTTTNLYLSSMAFSDLLIFLCMPLDLYRIWHYRPWNFGEVLCKVFQFTSESCTYSTILNITALSVERYFAICFPLRAKVVVTKGRVKGVILIIWIVAFVSAGPIFVLVGVEHENGTDPWETNECKATDYAIRSGLLTIMVWVSSIFFFLPVFCLTVLYSLIGRKLCKRKRETIGPSMSSRDKSSKQTVKMLVVVVFAFVLCWLPFHVGRYLFSKSSEAGSLLMSQISQYCNLVSFVLFYLSAAINPILYNIMSKKYRVAACKLFGLKQVPRRTASTMKDESTPAWTETSVST, encoded by the exons ATGTCAAACGAGACAGCAAATGCTAACTGCTCGCACAACTGCAGCTGGGCTGATACGGACAATTGGGACAACTTATCATACTGGGATACTGACTACCCAGTCAATCTTTTTCCTATCCCGGTTTTGACAGGAATATCGGCTACCTGCATCTGTCTCTTCATTATCGGAACTGCAGGGAATTTAATGACAATTTTGATCGTCTCCAAATTCAAGGACATGAGGACAACTACCAATCTCTACTTATCCAGCATGGCCTTTTCAGACCTCCTTATATTCCTCTGCATGCCCTTGGACCTTTACAGAATCTGGCATTATAGACCTTGGAATTTTGGGGAAGTGCTTTGCAAGGTATTCCAATTCACCAGCGAAAGCTGCACGTACTCCACAATCCTCAACATAACAGCCCTTAGCGTGGAGAGATACTTTGCCATCTGTTTCCCACTACGGGCAAAAGTAGTTGTGACTAAGGGTCGCGTGAAAGGGGTAATATTGATTATCTGGATAGTGGCATTTGTCAGTGCTGGCCCCATATTCGTTTTGGTTGGAGTTGAACACGAGAACGGCACTGATCCGTGGGAGACAAACGAGTGTAAGGCGACAGACTACGCTATCCGGTCTGGGCTCCTTACTATAATGGTGTGGGTTTCCAGCATATTTTTCTTCTTGCCGGTGTTTTGCTTGACTGTGCTGTATAGCCTTATTGGAAGAAAGTTGTGCAAGAGAAAAAGGGAGACCATAGGACCCAGCATGTCCTCCAGAGATAAGAGCAGCAAGCAAACTGTGAAAATGCTGG TTGTGGTGGTGTTCGCCTTTGTactctgttggctcccttttcaCGTTGGACGGTATCTCTTCTCCAAATCTTCAGAGGCTGGCTCTTTGTTAATGTCTCAGATCAGTCAGTATTGCAACTTAGTCTCCTTTGTCCTCTTCTACTTAAGCGCAGCCATCAACCCAATTCTTTACAATATCATGTCCAAGAAGTACCGGGTGGCTGCTTGCAAACTGTTTGGACTTAAACAAGTGCCAAGAAGGACAGCCTCTACCATGAAGGATGAAAGCACTCCTGCTTGGACAGAGACGAGCGTCAGCACGTGA